A region of Pirellulales bacterium DNA encodes the following proteins:
- a CDS encoding bifunctional nuclease family protein, whose translation MPVQMELSRIIISEINDQQIIYLREVDGPRTFPILIGIFEATSIDRHVKQVPSQRPLTHDLLVGTVQAMGGELQDVVITELRDHTYYAVIRVRHEGELIEIDARPSDAIAVAVTCDPVLPIYVSEDVLSELDDEDFSS comes from the coding sequence ATGCCTGTGCAAATGGAACTCTCGCGAATTATCATCAGCGAGATCAACGACCAACAGATCATTTACTTGCGGGAAGTTGATGGCCCGCGCACATTTCCCATCTTGATTGGCATTTTTGAGGCGACCAGCATTGACCGCCATGTCAAGCAAGTCCCCAGCCAACGGCCCCTGACGCATGACTTGCTGGTCGGGACAGTGCAAGCAATGGGGGGAGAATTGCAGGATGTGGTGATTACCGAATTGCGGGACCACACCTATTATGCGGTGATCCGCGTCCGGCACGAGGGGGAATTGATCGAGATCGATGCCCGCCCGTCGGATGCCATCGCCGTGGCGGTCACCTGCGATCCCGTGCTCCCCATTTATGTGAGCGAGGATGTCCTAAGCGAGTTGGATGACGAAGATTTCTCCAGCTAG